The DNA segment AGGTTGCTGGTGAAGAACTACCACCCAACTCTCTCATTGAATTGCCTCTTAATATTAGGGTTGTGCGATAGCAGATCTCGCTCAATGAAAACCCTCTCATGTGTAAGTGACCTCTGAGGCCACCACTCCCGAAACTTATGGTAGTCTTTCTCACTCACAAATCATTCTTGCCATACCACATGGTTTCTTGATCTCTCCAACCCTCCTGTCTGGGTGTCACCACCCCTCCCGTTATCAGGGATCTCAACATCTACATCAATAGGGTTTGCTGGTGAGTCCAAAGGTCTATTAGGAGGGGAAGTTGATGCTGATGCTGAAGACTCACTACTTTCCTCTGAGCCATTACACGATTCAGAAGAAGCAGGAGAAGAAGGGGGTTAAGGCTCGTCTCTCTTTTGGTATTTCCCTTGGAAGTCTACGAGAATATGGGTTGGCACTGAGTCTCCTTTCGAAACTTCCCAGGAAGGGACATATTCACTACCCACAGAATGGGATCCGACTATGTCCGTATTTTTGATGGTTTTTTGCAACTTCCCTATTGATTTCTGGACCGCTAGTGGTAGTTTGGTCCTTCCTTGTCCTCCTCTTCCCCTGCCTCGGGAGGATTCGGCCCTCCCTTTTTGTGTATCACCGGCACCTCTAGATCGGACCATTGTCTGCAGAAAATAAGCCATGAAACAAATTCAGAACTATGTATCAATCATATGGTTAAGCATTGCAGTTGAAGCTAAAACATTGCACATGGAAATAAAGTATAGCAGAGGACTTGCATACACTGCCTCTAAGAATCAGGATCCGCTGACCGTAGAAAAAGAGGTGCGGACGCATAAAGGCAACCACAGACTGCAGAAAAAGCACCGCGTCCACGAAATGTTGGGGATTAGACTACCCAATCTCTAAATCTGAGGTACTGTTGAGAGCGAAAAAATGGGCACGGCCGTGAAAGCTGCACCGTTGTCCGCGAAAAACGAACGCGGCAGCAGACCCATCTTGGAAGTTCTCTGAATTAAACATTTGTGGTTCGCGAAAATTGAAGCGCGACCGCATAAAGCAGGCTGCTGATAGCGTAATTTACACTATTGACCGAGGAAAACCAACCATGTTTTACTCAGTATTTTAGATAATCGCTGATCGCAGAATTATGGCCACGACCACGGAATTCAAAATGAACGGGTACTCTAGGGTTTTCACTTAGCATACAAATTAGGCAATTTAGGTGCTAAAACGAACAAACCCACCCCCTATTAGACATACACAATAAGTACACACATGAATTTATAACATCAATGCCTAGATTATGGGGATTACACAAACCctagtttaaaaaaaaagaagttaaactaaaagaaaacaaaagcacaAATTTAAAAACAATGTGATGATTTGAGCATACTAGTTGTTTGATGAGTGTTGGAAATGAACTTTTGATTAGTGTTATGCAGATTAGGGCTAAGATTATAGGAGATGAACAGTGGGCTATTTCTGGTGAGAGTAAAAAGtgcgaaaagggtaaaaggaggAGGGCCTTCCTATTTTTACTAAAACACTAAGGGCCCACACCGACCTACCTGGCGCGGCCGCGGAATTTTTGCTGTTTTGAAGAGTTGCAGAATCAACACTACCGCTGAGAGTGGAAAAGTGGTCGCGGTTATGGTGGCGGAATAAGGTCCGCTGACCGTGAAAAAGCCACCGAGGACGCAGTTGAAACTTAAGAGAGGTCACATTTTGGACCTTTCAAGTCCGCGTCCACTACCAAATCACGCCCCCGTGAAAAAGTTTTCGCTGACCGCGGAATCGTGAGCGCAGTCAGCAGTCCAAATGCATACTTAGCCAAATTTTCCAGTATTAGTCCTGTACTGCACCAAAAATTCCTACACAAATCTCATAACCAGTTAGTCCAgaacaaatcctacactaagaagaaaatcaaaaaggaagaaaaaaacatGGGTTTCCTCCCAtaaagcgcctgatttaacatcgcagcACGACACATGTTATCATCCTCATTTGAAATTGATCAAGGTCACAACATGGCTGTCATCAACTTTTCCCAGATAATGTTTGactcggtgcccattaactctcaAAACTTTACCTTTTTTATTCTTCAAATAaagagcaccaaatggagttACATGTACCCCTTCAAAAGGGctactccattttgacttgagctttcccagAAATagtcgtaaccgagagttgaataagagaaccaagtcACCCTCCTTGAATTCTTTACTCCGGGCATACTTGTCATGTAAGTAATTGAGTTGCTCTACCCGGAGATTTGCtacaacatcccactcaagattcaacCTCTTCagcgcccacatggccttgtgctctaactcaaccagaAGATGGCATGCTTTCCAAAATACCAACcggtacagagacataccaattggagtcttatAAGCAGTCATGTAATCCTACAAAGCATCATCCAGTTTCCTTGACTAGTTAGTCCTATTTGCATTAACAgtttttgacaatatgctctttatcttactgttggagacctcaacttgtcCATTAGCCTGAGGATGACAAGGGGTTgataccttgtgattgacaccatacatTGCAAATAGagtgtcaaatgccttattgcagAAATGAGAACCCCCACTGATGATTGCCCGAGGAGTGCTAAACTGTGTGAAGAAATTTTTCTTGAGAAATGCCACCACACTCCGAgtttcattgttgggcaaagccacggcctCTACCCACTTGGAACATAATCAACGACCACCGGAATGTAAGTGTTGCCACATGAACTCACAAAAGGCCCCATGAAGTCTATACCCCACAcgtcaaaaatgtcaacctcaagaataaTAGTGAGTGACATTTCATCCTTCTTGGAAATTCTACCGGCTctctgacactcatcacatcCCTTTACAAGCTCACCAACATATTTATACAGATtaggccaataaaaaccacagctaagaacctttgaagcagttctcgccccaccatgatgaccaccgtagggCTAGAATGGcaagcatcaagaatactcatttgctcctcttctggAATACATCTCTGGATCATACCATCATtacaaatcttgaaaaaataaggttcatcccagtaataTTCCGAGCTGTCctgtttaagcttcttcctttggttagaagagagctcactcgGGATAATGCCGGTCACAAAAAAATTAGCCACATCGGCGAACCAAGGCATACTATTCAAAGATactgagaggagttgttcatccgggaatgcaTCATTAATTTTGAGACCATCTTTGGGTCTCCCCTCAtcttccaagcgggacaagtggtccgccacttgttTTTTACTTCCCTTTCCGATCAATAATCTCTAGGCCAAATTCTCGAAGAAAcaaaacccatctcatcaatctagcTTTAGAATCCTTTATGGTCATCAAGTAACGGAGTGTCTCATGATCAATATGAACAATCACTTCGACACCCGTGAGATAAGGCCTAATCTTTTTCATTGCAATCACAATTCCTAGCAACTCTTTCTCCGTCACTATATAATTGACCTGGGCATCATTCATAgttttgcttgcatagtacaccagatgaaacatcttgtttacCCTTTTCCCCAAGACCGctccaaccgcaacgtcactagcatcacacatgatctCAAATGgaaagctccaattgggtgcggtgatGATGTGAGTGGTAGTCAATTTATACTTGAGAAGCTCAAAAGCTTTCATGCACTCATCATTAAACACAAACTTTGCACCCTTTTCCAACAATTTACACAAGGGATTAACCACCTTGGAGAAGTccttgatgaaccttcggtagaacctcgcatgcccaagaaagctcctcactcctttgaCGGAAGTAGGAGGAGGGAATTTTAAAATCACTTCAATCTTCGCTTTTTCCACTTCGATAccgttctttgagatcttatggtcgaggacaatgcccttctcgaccataaagtggcacttttcccaattaagcattagatttgtctcttcacatcgggccaacactttgTCAAGATTACCCAAGCATTCTTCAAAAGAGTCACCCATAagactgaaatcatccatgaacacttccaagaagtcctccacAATGTTCGTAAATATAGCCATCATGCACCGCTAAAAAGTAGGcgatgcattacacaaaccaaatggcattcgTAAAAATGCAAAGGTGCCATACGGACATGTGAAGGTGATTTTCTCCTGGTCCTTCGGTGCAATCATAATCTGGTTGtagcctgagtacccatccaaaaagcaatagtagGAACATCCAGCAAGTCTATCCACCATTTGGTCAAGAAatggcaatggaaaatgatctttgtgggtcactttgttcagcttccggtagtccatgcataccctccatccggtgacagtTCTAGTAGGGATAAACTCATTTTGCTCATTTGTGACCACAGTCACCCCGTCCCTTTTCTGCACACATTGTACCgatgaagtccatgaactatctgagatggggtacacaacccctgcatctagccacttgataattTCCTTCTTGACGACCTTTACATACcttcattcaacctcctttgatgttccatgaagggtttggcatcatcctcaagtataatcttgtgcatgcaaaaggcgaggCTTAtccccccgaatatcagctagagttcTTCCAATTGCCCTCTTCCTTCTTTGAAGCACCTCAAGGGTGGCATCTACCTACACGTTAGTAAGGCATGAAGAAAGAATAACACGTAAAGTTGAACAAGGACCTAAAAGGTCATACCTGAGGTGGggaggcaaaggcttcaactccaatacTGGAGGTTCCTCGatggagggctttgttggtggagtctttctattctcaagatccaaggaaagtttACGAGGATCATGGGAGTAAGAACCCATTCCTTGCAAGGCATTGACATACTCTACCAAGCCTTCATCCTCAGTCACATCATAGTTTAACAATACAGCTTCCAAAGGATCATCCAAATTGATCATGGCACTCGTTTCATCAACTATCACCTCCGCCACCCGATCCACAAAAGAACAAACCTCAGTACTATTTGGCtacctcattgatttgcacatgTGGAaaactttttcatcacccacccggaaggtgagctcccTGCTTCCACACCAACCAATACCTTCCCTATTTCTAGGAAAGGCCTTTTCAATATTATCGGCACCTCATAGTCAACTTCACAATCGATAATCATAAAATCCgcaagcaaaataaacttgtcaactcggacaagaacatcatcaataataccaagcggCCACTTCATTGTTCTAtacgccatttgcaatctcattgaagtagctcttggttgaccaatacccaaaaTTTTGAATATAGAGTAAGGCATCAAGTTTATACTCgctcccaaatcacacaaggcctttgcaaaatctgcactcccaatggtacatggaaCGGTAAATGcgtcgggatcttcaagctttggagccatcgagtgcacaatggcactcacttgataagtcattttgatggtctcacaatccatagatcTCTTTTTAGTTACCAAGTCTTTGATAAACTTGGtatatcccggcatttgctcaagatCTTCCACCAAGGGCACATTGATTGACAAACTTTTCATCATCACAATAAACTTCTTGAACTGGTTTTCATTTTTCTGCTTTGCAGGTTTTTGAGGGTagggtggaggaggccttggcaaaggagcctttgCTTTAGGCATTACCATTTTCGGTATgtctatcacgtgttccctagatgggttcacgtcattttgagtctcCCCCTCATTGTCATGAATATCAATTCCCACCTCACCATTCACATTCTCTTCACTCATTTGCTTATCAACTGTTGGATCATCATCATTATGCACGTCAACaacatcactcacaacttccttttgcttggaggtacTTGCTTCACCACCTCTACCGCTCCTTGTGGTCATCACCATCGTATGGCCaatattgttcccacccttcgggtttactaccatGTCACTAGGTAGTTCCTCTTAGGGTGAGTGTTCAAATCATGTGAAATCTGGCTAAGTTGGACCTCCAGATTGCAGGTAGAAGTATTATGGGATGCCAATTGAGCATCGGAGTCggcgttcttcttcatcatttactcaaacattgactcaatccgacccatctcattgttggacgagctaggaccttgggacgAAAATAGAGGtagattgtttggttgttgaaacaTTGGAAGCCTTTGAAAACCAGACCCCTGATTACCTTGATTACTGTTATTCCAACCCCCTTAGTTGTTGTTGCCGCCCCAATTGCTATTGTTACCCCAATTATGATTATTCCCTTGCGATCTCCACTGTTTATTTGGAGCATTGCCTCATTGTCCTTGATAGTTGTTGGCATACAACACCTCTTAACTTTGCTCACCATAACCATCATCATGGTTGTGACCACTACTACCTTGCTCAAATTGATCTTGATTGCTTTACATTTGTTGACCAGGCTGTCTCCTCTTGTTTACCAATAGATTAACTCCTTCTATTGCGTTTACTTGCTTTGGTCCCTGAATCCGCTGAAACTGTGCTTTGGCTAACTAGTTCATTATTGTGGTCAACTCAGTTATAGCTTGTCCGTGGTCCTAAATTTCCTTGTGAATATTTATGACATGAGGGTCCCCCTAAGGAACATTCGCCCGACTCTGTCAGGCTGAGGAAGTattagccatctcatcaagaatgtcacaggCATCGGTAGATGACGACTTCATAAAATTACCCCCTTCTAGCTAGTTTACCACACATTGATTGGTCGTGTTTATACCCCGATAAAACATCTGTTGGATCATtggttcagtcatatcattgttggggaattCCTTGACCATATTTCTATATCTATCCCATATTTCATGAAGGGGTTCATTTGGTTCTGCTTAAATGCTAAGATCTCATCCCTTAATGCAGCCATATATCCCGGTGAGAAAAAATTGTCTATAAACttgtctgccaactcatccctcgtagtgatggaatggttcaGGAGTCTTTTGAACCATTCCagagctttccctctaagtgaaaaagtgAACAATCTCAGTCTCAATGCACCCTCCAAAACATTTGTTTGTTTGCTTCCCTAGcaggtatccacaaagcccttTAAATGTTTATATGCATGATGGGGAGCGCCTGTGAAGTACCCTCTTTACTCCAATAATGTCAACATGACATTTGTAATCTGGAAATTGCTCGCCCAGATCCAAGGTGAAACAATTGCACTTGCGTAaccttcatttggaagcacccgatAAGCTGCTTGTGGAGGCGCTGGGGAAGGGTCTGAAATGTTTTCATTGGCCTTGTGGCCTCTTCTTTGAGCTTGAGGtactagaggcacctcatcttcaccattatcatctacctcctcccccaggAGAACATTTGCGATAGGAACATTATTTGCCATTTTTTAGCTGAATCGATTaactcacacaagttagtaaaacagaaggaaagaaaaacaagacacaTAACTAGTCAGATAGATAGTCAAAATCATTTATCTCCCCGGCAAcgatgccaaaaagtgatcatcTCTAATACTACACCACTATATAATGGCAAGGAGTGGTCGATGTAGCTTTTACCcgaagggtcgggatcgattaCCATAAAGAGTAAATATTGGTTGggagttgggtttctatctaatctagatATGCatgttgcttttaattgcacttctaaccatGATTGGAATTGTTTCTATACTACTTTTAATGCTACTGATTGCTGAAAATAATCTAAGTACAATGTTTTTGTAAGAGTTTTCTCAACTGATAAAAGGCATTAGGGAAGTGACTTATACCTAGGAAAGTATCTAATGTGGTCTaaatttaggacaagcttgttatatttggggtcgtgatataactGTTACACAtagttactcactctatacctctcggtagtttgagtgactttgccctaattggctttctcaagcccaattgagTGTTCAAATAATACAAGTAAaatggctcaagtcgggtattactatctctaggtttatccctttaattggggctatcaatatcTTGAATGCACCCAACTCtttgttagcctaattttcctagacttagtccctctttctcaagaagagtctaactcataaaggcatgaatcagcATTGGCAACCACTAATTCTACAATaaaagcatgaatcaagctaaatatcactaacccataaacatTTAAGCCATAAAATTGAAGACctattaaatacccacactagggttgggtcacaaccctagctaatgggttttaAATATAGAGTAAGGCATAAAATTTATACTCTCTCCCAAATCACACAAGGCCTTTGCAAAATCTGCACTCCATATGGTACATGGAATGGTAAAATGCGTCGGGATTTTCAAGCTTTGGATCCATCGAGTGcacaatggcactcacttgatgaatcattttgatggtctcacaatccatagatctctttttagttaccaagtctttcataaacttggcatatcccagcatttgctcaagagcttccaccaaggGCACATTGATCGACAAATTTTTGatcatctcaataaacttcttgAACTGGTTTTCATTCTTCTGCTTTGCAAGTCTTTGTATAGTGGTAAGTATTCTCGTCTGTCACGGGGGTGACCCGGGTTTGATCCCCGGCAAAggcaccaaaaagtgatcagCTCCAACCTTATACCACTATATAATGGTaaggagtggtcgatgcagcATTTACCCAAAGGGTCGGGATCGAATACCACAAAGAGTAAATATTGGTTGggagttgggtttctatctaatctagctatgcgtgttacttttaattgcacttctaaccatGCTTGGATTTGTTTCTATACTACTTTTAATGCTAATGATTGCTGAAAATAATCTAAGTACAATGTTTTTGTAAGAGTTTTCTCAAATGTtaaaaagcactagggaagtgacttacacctagacGAGTATCTAATGGGGGTCTaaatttaggacaagcttgttatatttGGGGCCGTGATATAACTGTTACACAtagttac comes from the Nicotiana sylvestris chromosome 4, ASM39365v2, whole genome shotgun sequence genome and includes:
- the LOC138889712 gene encoding uncharacterized protein yields the protein MVMTTRSGRGGEASTSKQKEVVSDVVDVHNDDDPTVDKQMSEENVNGEVGIDIHDNEGETQNDVNPSREHVIDIPKMVMPKAKAPLPRPPPPYPQKPAKQKNENQFKKFIVMMKSLSINVPLVEDLEQMPGYTKFIKDLVTKKRSMDCETIKMTYQVSAIVHSMAPKLEDPDAFTVPCTIGSADFAKALCDLGASINLMPYSIFKILGIGQPRATSMRLQMAYRTMKWPLGIIDDVLVRVDKFILLADFMIIDCEVDYEVPIILKRPFLEIGKPNSTEVCSFVDRVAEVIVDETSAMINLDDPLEAVLLNYDVTEDEGLVEYVNALQGMGSYSHDPRKLSLDLENRKTPPTKPSIEEPPVLELKPLPPHLRYVKVVKKEIIKWLDAGVVYPISDSSWTSSVQCVQKRDGVTVVTNEQNEFIPTRTVTGWRVCMDYRKLNKVTHKDHFPLPFLDQMVDRLAGCSYYCFLDGYSGYNQIMIAPKDQEKITFTCPYGTFAFLRMPFGLCNASPTF